The following are from one region of the Salvia hispanica cultivar TCC Black 2014 chromosome 1, UniMelb_Shisp_WGS_1.0, whole genome shotgun sequence genome:
- the LOC125214852 gene encoding putative lipid-transfer protein DIR1 yields MGASTKALCLLGILLLSLSISSNGAGECPRSTPDNEAMKLAPCASAAQDADAAVPSSCCAQVKKLGQNPKCLCAVMLSNMAKMAGINPEIAIGIPKRCNLADRPVGYKCGAYTLP; encoded by the coding sequence ATGGGAGCATCAACTAAGGCATTGTGCTTGCTAGGCATCCTCCTCCTTTCGCTCTCGATCTCCTCCAACGGCGCCGGCGAGTGCCCGAGATCGACCCCGGACAACGAGGCCATGAAGCTGGCGCCATGCGCGTCCGCGGCGCAGGACGCAGACGCGGCCGTCCCGAGCAGCTGCTGCGCTCAGGTGAAGAAGTTGGGACAGAACCCCAAATGCCTCTGCGCTGTGATGCTCTCTAACATGGCCAAAATGGCTGGAATCAATCCTGAGATTGCCATTGGAATCCCCAAACGTTGCAACCTTGCTGATAGGCCAGTTGGCTACAAGTGTGGAG